Proteins encoded in a region of the Oncorhynchus gorbuscha isolate QuinsamMale2020 ecotype Even-year linkage group LG16, OgorEven_v1.0, whole genome shotgun sequence genome:
- the LOC124000628 gene encoding ubiquitin-conjugating enzyme E2 L3-like: MAASRRLHKELDEIRKSGMKNFRNIQVDETNILTWQGLIVPDNPPYDKGAFRIEIIFPAEYPFKPPKITFKTKIYHPNIDEKGQVCLPVISAENWKPATKTDQVIQSLIALVNDPQPEHPLRADLAEEYSKDRKKFFKNAEEFTKKHGEKRPMD; encoded by the exons ATGGCGGCGAGCAGGAGGCTGCACAAG gaACTTGATGAAATCCGCAAGTCTGGAATGAAAAATTTCCGTAACATTCAAGTTGATGAAACAAATATTTTGACTTGGCAAGGCCTCATTGTTCCA GACAACCCTCCATACGATAAAGGTGCGTTCAGGATCGAGATAATCTTCCCTGCGGAGTACCCCTTCAAGCCCCCCAAGATCACGTTCAAGACGAAGATCTACCACCCCAACATCGACGAGAAGGGACAGGTGTGTCTGCCTGTGATCAGCGCAGAGAATTGGAAACCAGCCACTAAAACTGACCAAG TGATCCAGTCCCTGATCGCGCTGGTCAACGACCCCCAGCCAGAGCATCCTCTCAGGGCAGACCTAGCAGAGGAATACTCTAAGGACCGTAAAAAATTCTTTAAGAACGCAGAAGAGTTTACAAAGAAACATGGAGAAAAACGACCTATGGACTGA